Proteins encoded together in one Branchiostoma lanceolatum isolate klBraLanc5 chromosome 11, klBraLanc5.hap2, whole genome shotgun sequence window:
- the LOC136445232 gene encoding E3 ubiquitin-protein ligase RNF14-like, whose amino-acid sequence MAEGQSEPGSVVVDGGNVSMERVQAQANFDEQNDEILALESILEQNFTLRSRHNDEEEGSRFAFKVAVPVDLPRGQLDVQLWLPGDSDVREAGAAAVCTSAASGRPEFNRSMSGRRWHASFNVSHLPPLTLDLTLPPTYPSHAPPCFVISCLWLDGTKLSTLCKQLDALWEESKGLPIIYTWVDWLQSSTIQFLGLDDYIILMPVSMTFDAGATPHEEEHNFQSDPRVLSEQADPVQCLQEILRFNYANEFEAFQKNTQECGICFDTKLGAEFFLMRECRHFFCHECVAGFCQIHVKDGTVQQISCPDEGCDGSLPPGVIRQVLGDEEYQRWESLLLQKTLDTMDDVVWCPRCNNVVIRDADQDSQLGQCGSCLFCFCTSCGDAWHQSRECKSVEDKLQDLTKQLLGDKAGEVGEGTEEEIIAAARNVRDPRELQRKAQMLSRLRAERLSKVTITRTTKRCPQCKTNIEKSDGCNKMTCSQCGTYFCWLCSKKINGYDHFGSKCILFQPYVATVFNRVPEREVPEGMRRLQEALALDPEAIHRVKNCPNCRQRNLKMGTNNHIKCWSCRANICYQCLTKITGSVTSHFVPPNPCKQHS is encoded by the exons ATGGCGGAAGGACAGAGCGAACCCGGAAGTGTTGTTGTTGATGGCGGGAATGTTTCCATGGAGAGGGTGCAGGCACAGGCGAATTTCGACGAACAAAACGACGAG ATTCTAGCCCTGGAGTCTATTCTTGAACAAAACTTTACATTAAGAAGCAGACACAATGATGAGGAGGAGGGCAGTAGGTTTGCCTTCAAG GTTGCTGTTCCTGTAGACTTACCCAGGGGACAGCTGGATGTACAGCTGTGGCTGCCTGGGGACAGCGATGTGAGGGAGGCTGGGGCAGCTGCTGTCTGCACATCAGCAGCATCGGGCAGACCAGAGTTCAACAGGTCCATGTCAG GTCGACGTTGGCATGCATCATTCAACGTCTCCCACCTGCCTCCGTTGACCCTTGACCTGACCCTTCCTCCGACCTACCCCAGCCATGCCCCGCCCTGTTTTGTCATCAGCTGCCTGTGGTTGGACGGAACTAAACTGAGCACGCTCTGTAAACAGTTGGACGCACTGTGGGAAGAGTCTAAGGGACTACCGATCATTTACACTTGGGTCGACTGGCTACAGAGTAGTACTATCCA ATTCCTTGGTTTGGATGACTACATTATCCTGATGCCCGTCAGCATGACGTTTGATGCAGGAGCCACACCTCATGAGGAGGAACATAACTTCCAAAGTGACCCACGAGTCTTGTCTGAACAGGCCGACCCAGTGCAGTGTCTTCAGGAGATACTCAG gttcaattatgcaaatgagtttgaGGCCTTCCAAAAGAACACACAGGAGTGTGGGATCTGTTTTGACACTAAGCTGGGGGCTGAGTTTTTCCTGATGAGGGAGTGTCGACACTTCTTCTGCCATGAGTGTGTCGCTGGGTTCTGCCAGATCCATGTGAAGGATGGGACGGTTCAGCAGATCAG CTGCCCAGACGAGGGATGCGACGGCAGCCTGCCTCCAGGTGTGATCAGACAGGTGTTGGGGGATGAGGAGTACCAGAGATGGGAGAGTCTTCTACTACAg AAAACGTTAGACACGATGGATGATGTTGTGTGGTGCCCCAGATGTAACAATGTGGTGATCAGGGATGCTGACCAGGACAGCCAGCTGGGGCAGTGTGGCTCCTGTCTCTTCTGTTTCTGTACATCCTGTGGGGATGCCTGGCACCAA TCCAGAGAGTGCAAGTCTGTAGAGGACAAGCTGCAAGATCTCACCAAGCAGCTTCTAGGCGACAAG GCAGGAGAGGTTGGGGAGGGGACAGAGGAAGAAATTATTGCTGCTGCTAGAAATGTCCGTGACCCAAGAGAGTTGCAGAGGAAGGCCCAGATGCTCAGTAGGTTGCGTGCAGAAAGGCTTTCCAAAGTCACCATCACTAGAACCACCAAACGCTGTCCACAATGCAAGACAAATATTGAGAAGAGTGACGG GTGCAACAAGATGACATGTTCCCAGTGTGGTACATACTTCTGCTGGCTGTGCAGCAAGAAAATCAACGGTTACGACCACTTTGGATCAAAATGTATTCTGTTCCAACCATACGTGGCCACTGTTTTTAACAGGGTACCAGAACGGGAAGTTCCTGAG GGTATGAGGCGACTACAGGAAGCCCTTGCGCTGGACCCAGAGGCAATCCACCGAGTCAAGAACTGCCCAAACTGTCGACAAAGGAACCTGAAGATGGGAACGAACAACCATATCAAG TGCTGGTCCTGTCGTGCTAACATCTGTTACCAGTGTTTGACCAAGATTACCGGTTCAGTGACATCACACTTTGTCCCACCAAACCCCTGCAAGCAACACAGCTAA